In a single window of the Aminomonas paucivorans DSM 12260 genome:
- the buk gene encoding butyrate kinase has protein sequence MHAPLILAIHPRPRSTEAALFQGERELWRDGRQHALQDLHRFPSVSAQLDFRLRSLQDLLLAQETDPAKLDGVVGTGGLLRPIPGGTYRVTPAMLEELESCRYGCHVSNLGAPLARRMADLAGGRPAFVVDPLVVDELLPEARLSGIPEIERKSLFHALSQRAAGRHAARALGRPYEECNLVVAHLGFGISVGAHHRGRVEEVNNPLEGEGPFSGERSGGLPCGELVRLAYSGRYDFEEMMDRITRKGGLLAHLGTDDPHVLDSRIRGGDEKARLVVEALAYQVAKEIAARGAVLRGVVDGVVLTGHLARWDTLVEGIRRWADWVAPFQVFPGENELAALAEGALRVLLGQEEPRIYEEETGGR, from the coding sequence ATGCACGCACCCCTGATCCTGGCGATCCATCCCCGGCCTCGGAGCACCGAGGCGGCTCTGTTCCAGGGGGAGAGAGAACTCTGGCGGGACGGCAGACAGCACGCCTTGCAGGATCTGCACCGGTTCCCCTCCGTGTCGGCCCAGTTGGACTTCCGGCTCCGCAGCCTCCAGGACCTCCTCCTGGCCCAGGAAACCGACCCCGCCAAGCTGGACGGGGTGGTGGGAACGGGGGGACTGCTTCGCCCCATCCCCGGAGGGACCTACCGGGTCACCCCCGCCATGCTGGAGGAGCTGGAGAGTTGCCGCTACGGCTGCCACGTGTCCAACCTGGGGGCGCCCCTGGCCCGGAGGATGGCGGACCTGGCGGGGGGGCGTCCCGCCTTCGTGGTGGACCCCCTGGTGGTGGACGAACTTCTCCCGGAGGCCCGGCTTTCGGGCATCCCGGAGATCGAACGCAAGTCCCTGTTCCACGCCCTCTCCCAGCGCGCCGCAGGGCGTCACGCCGCCCGGGCCCTGGGGCGTCCCTACGAGGAGTGCAACCTGGTGGTGGCCCACCTGGGCTTCGGCATCAGCGTGGGGGCCCACCATCGGGGCCGGGTGGAGGAGGTCAACAACCCCCTGGAGGGGGAGGGGCCCTTCTCCGGGGAGCGCTCCGGGGGGTTGCCCTGCGGGGAGCTGGTGCGCCTGGCCTACAGCGGCCGCTACGACTTCGAGGAAATGATGGACCGCATCACCCGCAAGGGGGGGCTTCTGGCCCACCTGGGCACCGACGACCCCCACGTCCTGGATTCCCGCATCCGGGGAGGGGACGAGAAGGCCCGGCTGGTGGTGGAGGCCCTGGCCTACCAGGTGGCCAAGGAGATCGCCGCCCGGGGGGCGGTGCTTCGGGGGGTGGTGGACGGGGTGGTGCTCACGGGGCACCTGGCCCGTTGGGACACCCTGGTGGAGGGCATCCGACGCTGGGCGGACTGGGTGGCCCCCTTCCAGGTCTTTCCGGGGGAGAACGAGCTGGCGGCCCTGGCGGAGGGGGCCCTTCGGGTCCTGCTGGGGCAGGAGGAGCCTCGGATCTACGAGGAAGAGACGGGGGGACGGTAG
- a CDS encoding 2-hydroxyacid dehydrogenase, with translation MRVVVLEPLGVSQERLAELAAPLGEAGHKVEFYATRERNWAVMAERASDADVVVIANHALKGDVVRLCPNLKMISVAFTGVDHLDLEACRTRGILVSNAAGYATSAVAELTLGLALALFRQILPADGAARSGGTLEGLRQRELRGKTFGVVGTGAIGKEVARLAAAFGCSVLGHRRSVPEGAEEEGILHVSLEDLLRRSDLVSLHVPLTDATRGLIGEEALSLMKPDGVLINVARGPVVDQQALARALREGRLGGAGVDVFDLEPPLPPDHVLFEVPRLILTPHLGYATEEALEERARIALENVLAWTLGRPRNVVCP, from the coding sequence ATGCGGGTGGTGGTGCTGGAGCCCCTGGGGGTCAGCCAGGAACGCTTGGCGGAGCTGGCGGCTCCCCTGGGAGAAGCGGGACACAAGGTGGAGTTCTACGCCACCCGGGAGCGCAACTGGGCGGTGATGGCGGAACGGGCCAGCGACGCGGACGTGGTGGTGATCGCCAACCACGCCCTCAAGGGGGACGTGGTGCGTCTCTGCCCCAACCTGAAGATGATCTCCGTGGCCTTCACGGGGGTGGACCATCTGGACCTGGAGGCCTGCCGGACCCGGGGCATCCTGGTGTCCAACGCCGCAGGGTACGCCACCTCCGCGGTGGCGGAGCTGACCCTGGGCCTGGCGCTGGCCCTCTTCCGGCAGATCCTTCCGGCGGACGGGGCGGCCCGAAGCGGCGGCACCCTGGAGGGGCTGCGCCAGCGGGAGCTGCGGGGCAAGACCTTCGGCGTGGTGGGCACCGGGGCCATCGGCAAGGAGGTGGCCCGCCTGGCCGCCGCCTTCGGCTGCTCCGTGCTGGGGCATCGGCGTTCCGTGCCCGAGGGGGCGGAGGAGGAGGGCATCCTCCACGTGTCTTTGGAAGACCTGCTGCGCCGGTCCGACCTGGTGTCCCTCCACGTGCCCCTCACCGACGCCACCCGAGGCCTGATCGGGGAGGAGGCCCTGTCCCTCATGAAGCCCGACGGGGTGCTGATCAACGTGGCCCGGGGGCCCGTGGTGGACCAGCAGGCTCTGGCCCGGGCCCTTCGGGAGGGGCGCCTGGGCGGGGCGGGGGTGGACGTGTTCGACCTGGAGCCCCCTCTGCCGCCGGACCACGTGCTCTTCGAGGTCCCCCGGCTGATCCTGACCCCCCACCTGGGCTACGCCACGGAGGAGGCCTTGGAGGAGCGGGCCCGGATCGCCCTGGAGAACGTGCTGGCCTGGACCCTGGGGCGGCCCCGGAACGTGGTGTGCCCATGA
- a CDS encoding globin family protein: MTCPGRRHVLETFTAPGSFGDGEVLMSRFHPAGERLPLVVVFHGVHGCADPSPGEKYGDLGRFLAEEGIGCVLAESSRKRRDRRIFGDDRAGWAVAAFEGKTFLQELADAASALDRVSALWPASPLWIWGFSLGGLLGMLLAGRAAGPLLGRKEFSVPHLRGLVLAGSGDSLKQGREDQTRLPVLDSLPEQRWLHEAARNLSGIRLGAFRGTKDETFTQGACRRLVDLAPLPEPDRFYQELEGVDHAFRTLNGEPSRQPLRAMIRRLLPWWT, encoded by the coding sequence ATGACCTGCCCGGGACGGCGCCACGTGCTGGAGACCTTCACCGCCCCCGGCTCCTTCGGGGACGGGGAGGTGCTCATGAGCCGGTTCCATCCCGCAGGGGAGAGGTTGCCCCTGGTGGTGGTGTTCCACGGGGTGCACGGCTGTGCGGATCCCTCCCCGGGGGAGAAGTACGGCGACCTGGGGCGGTTCCTGGCGGAGGAGGGCATTGGCTGCGTCCTGGCGGAGTCCAGCCGGAAGCGCCGGGATCGGAGGATCTTCGGGGACGACCGGGCGGGCTGGGCGGTGGCGGCCTTCGAGGGGAAGACCTTCCTCCAGGAGCTGGCGGACGCTGCCTCGGCCCTGGATCGGGTGTCCGCCCTGTGGCCCGCTAGCCCCCTGTGGATCTGGGGTTTCTCCCTGGGGGGGCTTCTGGGGATGCTTCTGGCAGGTCGGGCGGCGGGGCCCCTCCTGGGGCGGAAGGAGTTTTCCGTGCCCCACCTGCGGGGGCTGGTTCTCGCGGGAAGCGGGGACTCCCTCAAACAGGGGAGGGAGGACCAGACCCGGCTGCCCGTCCTGGACAGCCTGCCGGAGCAGCGGTGGCTCCACGAGGCGGCCCGGAACCTCTCGGGGATCCGCCTGGGGGCCTTCCGGGGGACCAAGGACGAGACCTTCACCCAAGGGGCCTGCCGCCGCCTGGTGGACCTGGCCCCCCTTCCCGAGCCGGATCGGTTCTACCAGGAGCTGGAGGGGGTGGACCACGCCTTCCGCACCCTGAACGGGGAGCCCTCCCGACAGCCCCTCCGGGCCATGATCCGGCGTCTCCTGCCCTGGTGGACCTAG
- the phoU gene encoding phosphate signaling complex protein PhoU produces the protein MSFFRREPDPGADERFFGRDRQGLVEMVVRMGALVRENLESAVRGLTERDEAAALAGASGDDGVDEMEVQVEQECLRLLALRQPVREDLRFVFAVLRIVKDLERMGDEAENVAEEALRLFPEPAPLPLEGPLRRMGELCFEMVDDALDALVRGDAPLAERVVRRDDDVDALWFQVREDTVRLLGTCPPEGESGARRTLTELSAARHLERVGDHATNVAELAFFVLTGKRLREERPAPPPAPEA, from the coding sequence ATGTCCTTCTTCCGGAGGGAACCGGACCCGGGGGCGGATGAGCGGTTCTTCGGCCGGGACCGTCAGGGTCTGGTGGAGATGGTGGTGCGCATGGGGGCCCTGGTCCGGGAGAACCTGGAGTCGGCGGTTCGGGGCCTGACGGAGCGGGACGAGGCGGCGGCTCTGGCCGGGGCCTCGGGGGACGACGGGGTGGACGAGATGGAGGTGCAGGTGGAGCAGGAGTGCCTGCGCCTTTTGGCCCTGCGCCAGCCCGTGCGGGAGGACCTCCGCTTCGTCTTCGCGGTGCTGCGCATCGTCAAGGATCTGGAGCGCATGGGGGACGAGGCGGAAAACGTGGCGGAGGAAGCCCTGCGCCTCTTTCCCGAGCCCGCTCCCCTTCCCCTGGAGGGACCCTTGCGGCGCATGGGGGAACTCTGCTTCGAGATGGTGGACGATGCCCTGGACGCCCTGGTGCGGGGGGATGCCCCCCTGGCGGAGCGGGTGGTGCGGCGGGACGACGATGTGGACGCCCTGTGGTTTCAGGTAAGGGAGGACACGGTGCGCCTCCTCGGCACCTGCCCCCCGGAGGGGGAGTCGGGGGCCCGCCGGACCCTGACGGAGCTGTCCGCGGCCCGTCACCTGGAACGGGTGGGGGACCACGCCACCAACGTGGCGGAGCTGGCCTTCTTCGTCCTCACGGGGAAGCGCCTGAGGGAGGAGCGTCCTGCTCCGCCCCCGGCTCCGGAAGCCTAG
- the gpt gene encoding xanthine phosphoribosyltransferase: MSDAADRYHKTYPVSWDQLQRDCRALAWRLLNLRPWTRILAVARGGLVPAAIIARELNIRLVDTVCVSSYTLRTQGEASILKRPDLEDMDEDCLIVDDLVDTGRTAKVVRDLFPRAHFAAVYAKPEGRPLVDSYITEVSQDTWILFPWDSTCAFCTPIVDQDR; encoded by the coding sequence ATGTCCGATGCCGCCGACCGCTACCACAAGACCTACCCCGTAAGCTGGGACCAGCTCCAGCGAGACTGCCGGGCCCTGGCCTGGCGCCTCCTGAACCTGCGTCCCTGGACCCGCATCCTGGCGGTGGCCCGGGGAGGCCTGGTGCCCGCGGCCATCATCGCCCGGGAGCTGAACATCCGCCTGGTGGATACGGTGTGCGTGTCCAGCTACACCCTGCGCACCCAGGGCGAGGCCAGCATCCTCAAGCGCCCGGACCTGGAGGACATGGACGAGGACTGTCTCATCGTGGACGACCTGGTGGACACGGGCAGAACCGCCAAGGTGGTGCGGGATCTCTTCCCCCGGGCCCACTTCGCCGCGGTGTACGCCAAGCCCGAGGGGCGTCCCCTGGTGGACTCCTACATCACCGAGGTGAGCCAGGACACCTGGATCCTCTTCCCCTGGGACTCCACCTGCGCCTTCTGCACCCCCATCGTGGACCAGGACCGCTAG
- a CDS encoding BMP family ABC transporter substrate-binding protein: protein MKRISFWVALCLGLSLLCGAAWALPAVAPKDIKSGYVYVGPVGDGGWTYMHDLARKAMDKAYPGLKSSYVESVPEGPDAERVMETFIRNGSKVIFATSFGFMDPVQNVAKRHPDVIFMHCSGYKRAANVGTYFGRMYQARYLSGLVAGKMTKSNTIGYVAAYPIPEVIRHIDAFTLGVRKANPKAKVKVVWIFSWHDPAKEKEATKALVDAKSDVIAMHADTGAAPQAAEELGVWVIGYNSDMSRYAPTKFLTSPIWNWSVVYKHVLDGVTKGTWKSEDIWWGMEKGLVDLAPFGKGVPQSVKDLVAKEKAQIASGKLDVFAGPIKDQKGKVVVPAGKSMSDKDLLSLTWFVEGVEGDVPK from the coding sequence GTGAAGCGGATTTCGTTCTGGGTCGCCCTGTGCCTGGGGCTCTCCCTCCTGTGCGGCGCGGCCTGGGCCCTGCCCGCGGTGGCGCCGAAGGACATCAAGTCGGGGTACGTCTACGTGGGGCCCGTGGGGGACGGCGGCTGGACCTACATGCACGACCTGGCCCGCAAGGCCATGGACAAGGCTTACCCCGGTCTCAAGTCCAGCTACGTGGAGTCCGTGCCCGAGGGACCCGACGCGGAGCGGGTCATGGAGACCTTCATCCGCAACGGTTCCAAGGTGATCTTCGCCACCTCCTTCGGGTTCATGGACCCGGTGCAGAACGTGGCCAAGCGGCACCCCGACGTGATCTTCATGCACTGCTCCGGCTACAAGCGAGCCGCCAACGTGGGGACCTACTTCGGCCGCATGTACCAGGCCCGGTACCTCTCGGGGCTCGTGGCGGGGAAGATGACCAAGAGCAACACCATCGGCTACGTGGCCGCCTACCCCATCCCGGAGGTGATCCGGCACATCGACGCCTTCACCCTGGGGGTGCGGAAGGCCAACCCCAAGGCGAAGGTGAAGGTGGTGTGGATCTTCTCCTGGCATGATCCCGCCAAGGAGAAGGAGGCCACCAAGGCCCTGGTGGACGCCAAGTCCGACGTCATCGCCATGCACGCCGACACCGGCGCCGCCCCCCAGGCGGCGGAGGAGCTGGGGGTCTGGGTCATCGGCTACAACAGCGACATGAGCCGCTACGCCCCCACCAAGTTCCTCACCTCCCCCATCTGGAACTGGAGCGTGGTGTACAAGCACGTCCTCGACGGGGTCACCAAGGGCACCTGGAAGTCCGAGGACATCTGGTGGGGTATGGAGAAGGGGCTTGTGGACCTGGCCCCCTTCGGCAAGGGGGTTCCCCAGAGCGTGAAGGACCTGGTGGCCAAGGAGAAGGCCCAGATCGCTTCGGGCAAGCTGGACGTCTTCGCGGGCCCCATCAAGGACCAGAAGGGCAAGGTGGTGGTCCCGGCGGGCAAGTCCATGAGCGACAAGGACCTCCTCTCCCTGACCTGGTTCGTGGAGGGCGTGGAAGGGGACGTGCCGAAGTAG
- a CDS encoding nuclear transport factor 2 family protein: MTRFRFSLLLLCLLLALGSVPAQAAPANPEKAVAEVLDALHLAASKADGKAYFALFAPDAVFFGTDKTERWPLKEFQPYGQKRFDTGKGWTYKPTERHVFFSGDGKTAWFDERLAHSAGEARGTGVLVHDGKAWKIVQYNLSFPVPNDLFDPIYAIIKTYEEKK, encoded by the coding sequence ATGACTCGTTTTCGGTTCTCCCTGCTTCTCCTCTGTCTTCTCCTTGCCCTGGGAAGCGTCCCCGCCCAGGCGGCCCCCGCCAACCCGGAGAAGGCGGTGGCGGAGGTGCTGGACGCGCTGCACCTCGCCGCCTCCAAGGCGGACGGGAAGGCCTACTTCGCCCTCTTCGCCCCCGACGCGGTCTTCTTCGGCACCGACAAGACCGAGCGGTGGCCCCTGAAGGAGTTCCAACCCTACGGGCAGAAGCGCTTCGACACGGGCAAGGGCTGGACCTACAAGCCCACGGAGCGGCACGTCTTCTTCAGCGGCGACGGGAAGACCGCCTGGTTCGACGAGCGGCTGGCCCACTCCGCCGGGGAGGCCCGGGGGACGGGGGTGCTGGTGCACGACGGCAAGGCCTGGAAAATCGTCCAGTACAACCTGAGCTTCCCGGTGCCCAACGACCTGTTCGACCCCATCTACGCCATCATCAAGACCTACGAGGAGAAGAAGTAG
- a CDS encoding ATP-binding cassette domain-containing protein, producing the protein MSLAFSRVFFRHEGAASPLFEDLTLEFPPRWTGVVGANGSGKTTLLRLAQGELLPSSGNVASPGRRRFCPQGVALPPVGWVDLLRSPLPRPARLRAELELDPSWAERWETLSPGERKRVQIGVALLEEPDLLLLDEPTNHLDRQARDLLLRSLRRFGGVGLLVSHDRELLDVLAVRCLFLDPPRAILLPGNYTAALRVREEGRRAAREAYERDRRELVRLEKERRRRREEADRADRKRSKRDLAPRDSDGRERLDRARVTGRDGLAGRLLRQMEGRLAQRERDLEAREVRRPEILSFRLPGSRSSRNRLLDLPGGKLSLGGGRWLRFPDLRLEPGDRVALAGPNGSGKSTLLRHLLPLLNVPPERVLYLPQELEERSTRELVEAFRRLDPRRRGLAGAVMAGLGSSPDALLAGPFPSPGELRKGFLALGALADPQILVLDEPTNHLDLPATLLLERALAPFPGALILVSHDEVFLRTLTTRCWHLSREEGTSRLATEGPVSGGSAQREGNAP; encoded by the coding sequence ATGTCCCTTGCCTTTTCCCGCGTCTTTTTCCGCCACGAGGGGGCCGCGTCCCCCCTCTTCGAAGACCTGACCCTGGAGTTTCCCCCCCGTTGGACCGGCGTGGTGGGAGCCAACGGTTCCGGCAAGACCACCCTGCTCCGCCTCGCCCAGGGGGAGCTGCTCCCCTCGTCGGGGAACGTGGCCTCCCCGGGAAGAAGACGGTTCTGTCCCCAGGGGGTCGCCCTCCCTCCGGTGGGGTGGGTCGATCTGCTCCGCTCTCCCCTCCCTCGCCCGGCCCGCCTTCGGGCCGAACTGGAGCTGGATCCCTCCTGGGCGGAGCGCTGGGAGACCCTGAGCCCGGGGGAGCGCAAGCGGGTCCAGATCGGCGTCGCCCTCCTGGAGGAGCCGGACCTTCTGCTCCTGGACGAGCCGACGAACCACCTGGATCGGCAGGCCCGGGATCTGCTGCTTCGCTCCCTGAGGCGTTTCGGGGGGGTGGGGCTCCTGGTGAGCCACGACCGGGAGCTGCTGGACGTCCTTGCGGTGCGCTGCCTTTTCCTGGACCCGCCCCGGGCGATTCTGCTGCCGGGCAACTACACCGCCGCCCTTCGGGTTCGGGAGGAGGGGCGCCGCGCCGCCCGGGAGGCCTACGAGCGGGACCGACGGGAGCTGGTCCGCCTGGAAAAGGAACGGCGCAGGCGTCGGGAGGAGGCGGATCGGGCGGACCGGAAGCGGTCCAAGCGGGACTTGGCGCCTCGCGACTCCGACGGTCGGGAGCGCCTCGACCGGGCCCGGGTGACGGGACGGGACGGCCTGGCGGGGCGGCTGCTGCGGCAGATGGAAGGTCGCCTGGCCCAGCGGGAACGGGACCTGGAGGCTCGGGAGGTCCGCCGTCCCGAGATCCTGTCCTTTCGCCTGCCCGGTTCCCGCTCTTCCCGCAACCGCCTCCTGGATCTCCCGGGGGGAAAACTGTCCCTGGGGGGCGGGAGGTGGCTGCGCTTTCCGGACCTGCGGCTGGAGCCGGGGGATCGGGTGGCCCTGGCGGGGCCCAACGGTTCCGGCAAATCCACCCTCCTGCGGCACCTTCTGCCCCTGCTGAACGTCCCCCCGGAGCGGGTGCTGTATCTTCCCCAGGAGCTGGAGGAACGGTCGACCCGGGAACTGGTCGAGGCCTTTCGCCGCCTGGACCCGAGGCGCCGCGGCCTTGCCGGGGCGGTGATGGCGGGGTTGGGTTCCTCCCCGGACGCTCTCCTCGCCGGCCCGTTTCCCAGCCCGGGGGAGCTGCGCAAGGGATTCCTGGCCCTGGGGGCCCTGGCGGATCCCCAGATCCTGGTACTGGACGAGCCCACGAACCACCTGGACCTGCCCGCCACGCTCCTGCTGGAGCGGGCTCTTGCCCCTTTTCCCGGGGCCCTGATCCTGGTGAGCCACGACGAGGTCTTTCTCCGCACCCTGACGACGAGGTGTTGGCATCTGTCCCGGGAGGAGGGTACGAGCCGCCTGGCGACGGAAGGCCCCGTCTCGGGGGGATCGGCTCAGAGAGAGGGAAACGCGCCTTGA
- a CDS encoding FlgT C-terminal domain-containing protein has translation MNPLRPLRSRVLVVLASSLLGIALWGAAARADVVDPQVGLRFRLATPIHNLSYFKVWPSRYEPGDALPEHMTFFFQNLLKESPLITATLVDKELGAGWPTHGFTPDDVVLKINLEDAAFTNRNTMGSKMTGRAFVRMTVYRALTKDVLFTTVVKGRETRWNPEYLDILDKQPVLWKDFERTVYWMAIQDALRQAANELLRNYTGYRILGRLTAVATPAEGLEGTWDRRAKRFHINLGRDDSLKVGDVLAVTRASAARTVDAEEPVMLYPQVVGKVKVVFLQERDGVVQVVSEHKRAPLEPGDALSVPILAPRKGQL, from the coding sequence GTGAACCCTCTTCGACCGCTTCGCTCTCGCGTCCTCGTCGTCCTGGCATCGAGCCTGCTGGGGATCGCCCTGTGGGGGGCGGCCGCCCGGGCGGACGTGGTGGACCCCCAGGTGGGGCTCCGCTTCCGCCTCGCCACCCCCATCCACAACCTGTCCTACTTCAAGGTGTGGCCCAGCCGCTACGAGCCCGGGGACGCCCTTCCGGAGCATATGACCTTCTTCTTCCAGAACCTCCTCAAGGAGTCCCCTCTCATCACCGCCACCCTGGTGGACAAGGAACTGGGGGCGGGATGGCCCACCCACGGCTTCACCCCCGACGACGTGGTGCTCAAGATCAACCTGGAGGACGCGGCCTTCACGAACCGCAACACCATGGGCTCCAAGATGACCGGCCGGGCCTTCGTGCGCATGACCGTCTACCGGGCCCTCACCAAGGACGTCCTCTTCACCACGGTGGTGAAGGGGCGGGAGACCCGCTGGAACCCGGAGTATCTGGACATCCTGGACAAACAGCCCGTGCTGTGGAAGGACTTCGAGCGCACCGTCTATTGGATGGCCATCCAGGACGCCCTGAGGCAGGCGGCGAACGAGCTGCTCCGGAACTACACGGGCTACCGCATCCTGGGTCGCCTGACCGCGGTGGCCACCCCCGCGGAGGGTCTGGAGGGCACCTGGGACCGGCGGGCCAAGCGGTTCCACATCAACCTGGGGCGGGACGATTCCCTCAAGGTGGGGGACGTGCTGGCGGTGACCCGGGCGTCCGCAGCCCGCACCGTGGACGCGGAGGAGCCGGTGATGCTCTACCCCCAGGTGGTGGGGAAGGTGAAGGTGGTGTTCCTCCAGGAGCGGGACGGGGTGGTGCAGGTGGTCTCGGAGCACAAACGGGCCCCCCTGGAGCCCGGAGACGCCCTCTCCGTGCCCATCCTGGCGCCCCGGAAGGGACAGCTTTGA
- a CDS encoding tetratricopeptide repeat protein: MKNWLRKTLAAALILGVAAGLGSPDDAEAAKRKKKVAPKPVSKVEQEVVRQAWRAGQQMVEEGRLKGAVVYLRQYLALKPRSVDGWYWLGRAFAAQGDYERAQNAFGRAVAIDPEYPALTPGRRDLWLRPMVVHSPWKAPLLAGTRVPAQAPASGDAASGAPASLDLPPAPPGSQPAEGWVVVSAWMTDPRFTAVGDWRVTVDRMGLMDQPRVPVAWKGDKPSVVYAWGGDGWFTLRPEELESPQDVLGRSRSLLLARTKETGWVLGKESEQYLPVQVRSWRFQWLGTVLTPR; the protein is encoded by the coding sequence ATGAAGAACTGGTTGCGAAAAACCCTCGCGGCGGCGCTGATCCTGGGGGTGGCGGCGGGGTTGGGAAGCCCCGACGACGCGGAGGCGGCGAAACGCAAAAAGAAGGTCGCCCCCAAGCCCGTTTCCAAGGTGGAGCAGGAAGTGGTGCGTCAGGCTTGGCGGGCGGGGCAGCAGATGGTGGAGGAAGGGCGCCTCAAGGGGGCGGTGGTCTACCTGCGGCAGTATCTGGCCCTGAAGCCCCGGTCCGTGGACGGCTGGTACTGGCTGGGCCGGGCCTTCGCCGCCCAGGGGGACTACGAACGGGCCCAGAACGCCTTCGGTCGGGCCGTGGCCATCGATCCGGAGTATCCCGCCCTGACGCCGGGCCGGCGGGACCTTTGGCTTCGCCCCATGGTGGTGCACTCCCCCTGGAAAGCCCCGCTGCTGGCGGGGACCAGGGTTCCCGCCCAGGCTCCCGCTTCGGGAGACGCCGCGTCGGGGGCCCCCGCCTCCCTGGACCTTCCTCCGGCTCCCCCGGGCAGCCAGCCCGCGGAGGGGTGGGTGGTGGTCTCCGCCTGGATGACCGACCCCCGGTTCACCGCCGTGGGGGATTGGCGGGTCACGGTGGACCGGATGGGCCTGATGGACCAGCCTCGGGTTCCCGTGGCCTGGAAAGGGGACAAACCCTCGGTGGTCTACGCCTGGGGGGGAGACGGCTGGTTCACCCTGCGACCGGAGGAGCTGGAGTCCCCTCAGGACGTGCTGGGGCGTTCCCGCTCCCTGCTCCTGGCCCGTACGAAGGAGACCGGCTGGGTTCTGGGAAAGGAATCGGAACAGTACCTCCCCGTGCAGGTCCGTTCCTGGCGTTTCCAGTGGTTGGGGACGGTGCTGACCCCGCGCTAG
- a CDS encoding ABC transporter ATP-binding protein gives MNDGPAPLVSMRGIDKTFFGVHANRGVDFDLYPGEVHSLLGENGAGKTTLMNVLSGIYAPDGGTLEVQGVPVAFRSPRDAIARGIGMVHQHFMLVPVLSVWENMILGLEDTPQVLPRRAVVERIRELSGRYGLEVDPLARVWQLSIGEQQRVEILKMLYRGSRVLVLDEPTSVLTPQEAKQLFATLRRMTGEGHGVVFISHKMEEVLALSDRLTVLRKGVRVSTVPASGVTREELAEMMVGRKVDFQVPPREGRSGATVLECRDLRARNDRGVEVLKGLSLSLRSGEILGLAGVAGNGQQELCEVCAGLRPLEGGQVFLEGEDLTGASPRRFQERQVAYIPADRKGTGLIPNMNLRENVALKRYWKKPGCRWRFFVDWEVLAGITGELVGRYEVSAPSLGSPVRVLSGGNLQKLMLARELSDEPRVVLAMQPTWGLDVGATQFVHQQLRRERDRGAGVLLVSEDLDELLQLSDRLAVVYQGRIMGVLEDPRSCGQETVGLMMAGADAGLCGGGAA, from the coding sequence ATGAACGACGGACCGGCCCCGCTGGTGTCCATGCGGGGCATCGACAAGACCTTTTTCGGGGTCCACGCCAACCGGGGCGTGGACTTCGACCTGTATCCCGGGGAGGTGCACAGCCTCCTGGGGGAGAACGGGGCGGGGAAGACCACCCTGATGAACGTCCTCTCGGGGATCTACGCCCCCGACGGGGGCACCCTGGAGGTCCAGGGGGTCCCCGTGGCCTTCCGCTCCCCCCGGGACGCCATCGCCCGGGGGATCGGCATGGTGCACCAGCACTTCATGCTCGTGCCGGTGCTCTCGGTGTGGGAGAACATGATCCTGGGGCTGGAGGACACCCCCCAGGTGCTTCCCCGCAGGGCGGTGGTGGAGCGGATCCGGGAGCTTTCGGGGCGCTACGGCCTGGAGGTGGACCCCCTGGCCCGGGTGTGGCAGCTCTCCATCGGAGAACAGCAGCGGGTGGAGATCCTGAAGATGCTCTACCGGGGAAGCCGGGTGCTGGTGCTGGACGAGCCCACGTCGGTTCTCACCCCCCAGGAGGCGAAGCAGCTCTTCGCCACCCTCCGCCGCATGACCGGGGAGGGGCACGGGGTGGTGTTCATCTCCCACAAGATGGAGGAGGTCCTGGCCCTGTCGGATCGCCTGACGGTGCTCCGCAAGGGGGTCCGGGTCTCCACGGTGCCCGCCTCGGGGGTGACCCGGGAGGAGCTGGCGGAAATGATGGTGGGCCGGAAGGTGGACTTCCAGGTCCCCCCCCGGGAGGGGCGTTCCGGGGCGACGGTGCTGGAGTGCCGGGACCTTCGGGCCCGCAACGACCGGGGGGTGGAGGTCCTGAAGGGCCTGTCCCTGTCCCTCCGCTCCGGGGAGATCCTGGGGCTGGCGGGGGTGGCGGGCAACGGCCAGCAGGAGCTTTGCGAGGTCTGCGCGGGGCTGCGCCCCCTGGAGGGAGGGCAGGTGTTCCTGGAGGGAGAGGACCTCACGGGGGCCTCTCCCCGGCGCTTCCAGGAGCGCCAGGTGGCCTACATCCCCGCGGACCGGAAGGGCACGGGGCTGATCCCCAACATGAACCTCCGGGAGAACGTGGCCCTCAAGCGCTACTGGAAGAAGCCCGGGTGTCGCTGGCGCTTCTTCGTGGACTGGGAGGTGCTGGCGGGGATCACCGGGGAGCTGGTGGGGCGCTACGAGGTGTCCGCCCCCTCCCTGGGATCCCCCGTGCGGGTGCTTTCCGGGGGGAACCTGCAGAAGCTCATGCTGGCCCGGGAACTCTCCGACGAACCCCGGGTGGTGCTGGCCATGCAGCCCACCTGGGGTCTCGACGTGGGGGCCACCCAGTTCGTCCACCAGCAGCTCCGGCGGGAGCGGGACCGGGGGGCGGGGGTGCTCCTGGTGTCGGAGGACCTGGACGAGCTGCTGCAGCTCTCCGACCGGCTGGCGGTGGTCTACCAGGGCCGGATCATGGGGGTCCTGGAGGATCCCCGAAGCTGCGGCCAGGAGACCGTGGGCCTGATGATGGCCGGGGCGGACGCGGGGCTGTGCGGGGGAGGTGCGGCGTGA